In Nicotiana tabacum cultivar K326 chromosome 19, ASM71507v2, whole genome shotgun sequence, one DNA window encodes the following:
- the LOC107778924 gene encoding protein COP1 SUPPRESSOR 2, whose translation MKRRNFRKRSIADDGEEDSATKNNDVSDDEQERRLALEEVKFLQKQRERKLGIPAVSSSTAQVAAGGSGGGASNNSAGGLVRKVNDKGEGDVEKDELVLQDTFAQETAVLEEDPNMVRYIEQELAKKRGKNVDAADQVENEVKRAEDELYKIPEHLKVKRRNSEESSTQWTTGIAEIQLPIEYKLKNIEETEAAKKLLQEKRLVGRARTESSIPSSYSADYFQRGKDYAEKLRREHPDLYKDKTKDTGNPESKPLDSSSDVGVKRQAATDQFMLERFRKRDRHRVMRR comes from the exons ATGAAGCGGAGGAATTTCCGAAAGAGAAGTATAGCGGACGACGGGGAAGAAGATTCAGCAACTAAGAATAACGACGTGTCCGACGACGAGCAAGAAAGGAG GTTGGCTTTAGAGGAGGTGAAATTTCTTCAAAAACAAAGAGAGAGGAAGCTAGGAATCCCAGCTGTATCCTCCTCAACAGCACAAGTTGCAGCAGGCGGCAGTGGCGGCGGCGCTAGTAATAACAGTGCAGGTGGTTTGGTTAGGAAGGTGAACGATAAGGGTGAAGGGGATGTGGAGAAAGATGAGTTGGTGCTGCAAGATACTTTTGCTCAGGAAACTGCCGTGTTGGAAGAAGACCCCAACAT GGTGAGATACATTGAGCAAGAGTTGGCCAAAAAAAGAGGCAAGAACGTTGATGCAGCCGATCAAGTTGAAAATGAAGTGAAACGTGCTGAGGATGAACTTTACAAAATTCCGGAGCATCTTAAA GTGAAAAGGAGGAATTCAGAGGAGAGCTCCACCCAGTGGACTACTGGAATAGCTGAAATACAGCTCCCTATAGA GTACAAATTGAAGAATATCGAGGAGACAGAGGCTGCTAAAAAGCTCCTACAGGAGAAGAGGCTCGTGGGAAGAGCCAGAACTGAATCTAGCATCCCCTCAAGTTACTCTGCAGACTATTTCCAACGTGGCAAGGATTATGCTGAAAAACTCCGGAGAG AACATCCTGATTTGTACAAGGATAAGACTAAAGATACTGGAAATCCAGAATCCAAACCCCTTGATTCAAGTTCAGATGTAGGCGTCAAAAGGCAAGCTGCAACAGATCAATTCATGCTCGAACGCTTTCGGAAAAGGGACCGTCATCGGGTTATGCGTAGATAG